The following nucleotide sequence is from Phacochoerus africanus isolate WHEZ1 chromosome 6, ROS_Pafr_v1, whole genome shotgun sequence.
GATTCTGTGCTGCACCCAGAGATTCTCCTGAGTAGATGGAGCCTGTGGGAAGCCTGAAGCCATATAGGGGACAGTCTAGGGCACTTCTCTGTCCTTATCACATCCTGAGCCCCAAACAGATTGCAGGGTGTCCTAGAATGTTTCTGCCTCCTGAGGCAGGTGAATCCTAGTTTCCAGCTCCACATTCATGTGGGGACAGAGGAATTCCGGCTCCCATAGCCTAGTGCAGTGTTTCTTAAAGATCTGGAAGCATCTGAGGTCTAGGAGTGAGGAAtcctgcgggggggggggtgtccctcaCATCAGCATGTCCCCCTGAATTCTCAGAGCTCTTCCCCAGCATGGGGTCCCTGGGGTATAGAGGCCAATGGGAGGTACTGTGGGACTGACCCTGGTTCCCTTACGAGGTGGTGCCCCTGAGCTAGACCAGAGCTGAGAGCAGAGCATGTGCAAGAAAAGAGCCAAATGGGAGAGAGAAGTAAGAGTAACGGAGCTTCTGCTGCACGAATGGCCTTCTGCTTTTTCTGTCTCATTAAATTACCCCAACGACTCCGGGTTGTGGGTGTTAGTGTTTCCATTtcataaataaggaaactgagtttcGGGGCAGTTAAAGAATGTTCGGTTCCTCAGCGAATCAGAATgctgtgaaaacaaacaaacaaaaaacctggctCTGATGGAAGACGTTGGCTTGGGAAATGCCATCAGCTGATGcaatcaagattttaaaaaggagttcctgctgtggctcagtggttaaggaacccgactagtatccatgaggacacaggttcgatccccggcctcgctcagtgggttaaggatccggcgttgccgtgaggtgtggtgtaggtcgcagatgcagcttggatctggtgttgctgtggctgcagtgtaggccagtagctacagctccgatccaacccctagcctgggaacctccatatgctgctgtctggtcctaaaaagacaaaagacaaaaaaaaaagaaaaaaaagattttaaaaagctttctttctACAAGCATTATTATTTCCAATGAAAAATGCTTCCCCCGTCTCAAGTGGGATGGAGCTGGCAGCTATGACCCAAGAGCCAcggggaaaaaatacaaattatcagTGTTCTTCATGGTGATAATATATTCATAGGACAAAACACTAGCTCTTAAATTATTCCATGAGCAGGAAGCTGCTTGACCCCACATCACCTGCAAGCATTTACAGTAAAAGGGGCATCTGATATTTGCATATGCCTTCAGTGCTTCCTTTGGTTTGTCACAGGGACTCCAAAATAACCCAGTTCTACTGAATTATTGATTCAATCCAGGCCATTTGCAAACTCCAGCTGAGGCTCAAATGCTCAGGGActgcagaaaagcaaaaacaaaacaaaaacaaaaacccaccgtGACAATTAAGGAGAGAAGGAGCGATTAGGAGGAGGGGCTTGTTAATTATCCCTCCGAATGTCCCCCCTTGGGTATTTGTTTTCATTACCCGTTTCCTGGTCTTGTCCTTGAGGAATGGCTTGATGAGCGTGTACAGGGCGTGAATGTACCAGGGCTGGTTGACAAAATGGACGCCTCCGAAGCGGGCAGGAAAGCTGTCCTGGGTGGAAAGAGAGAAACGAAGCGCACACCAGTCAGCACGCGTCACAGGTTAGATGGGACCAGCAGGACTGAAGCAGCCGCTCTCAGCGGCAGAGTCGGGAAACCCTTCCCAGCGGTTAAGGTTTTCTCAGTTCCTGggcttccctcctcccctgtgACCCCACAGGTGCAAAGTCAGGTACAGGGGCCAGGCCTGTCTTTCCAAGTCACAACTCTAGGACCTGGCACCAGAGCAATTGCAGACTGGACGGCGAAGAAGTGGGATTCTTTGTAATGTCAGGGGACCAAGGCTCCAGTCCCCGCCCGGCCCAGCCCTGTGAGATGGCTCTTTACTCTGAATTTTGCCCTCCAGCCCTCTCTGCACGGTGATCGTGACAATAGCTGAGTGAGCAAGCTGTGCATCGGAAGGAGTTGGGAAAGGATTTTCAAGGATCTTCAGAGATGGGGCTCTGAAAGCCCCCAGGTCTGACAAACTGTGGGTTCTTTTTGACAGAtttcaccattttatttatttttgctttgtagggccatgcccgcagcatatggaagttcccaggccaggggtcgaatcagagctgcagctaccagcctacaccacagccacagcagtgccggatccttaacccactgagtgaggccagggattgagcccacgtcctcatggacactagtcaggttcattactgctgagccacagtgggagttcctttTTCACAGATTTCAGCAATTGCTCCTTACTTCATCCTGGGACCCAGACCCACACAGTAGGAAGATGCTTGCTGACTAATTGGTTAGTTGATTTCTCTAATTGAGGTCCTACTTTTCTGCAGATCAACACATTTTGTAAATATTGGGAaataagagtattttttaaaatgcttccagtgggatggactgggaggttggggttagaagatgcaaactatcacatttagagtggataagcaatgaggtcctgctatacagcacagagaactataaccagcctcttgggatagacaatgatggaagataatataagaaagggaatgtatgtacatatatatatatatatatatatatatgtattactgggtcgctttgctgtacagcagaaattggcacaacattgtaaattaactctattctataaaaaaattaaaaatgcttccAATTTTAGAATCCAGATCAGGATATAAGCTTAGATGTTGGAAGCTGAGGAGCTACTCTGGGTGCTAATTAGATCCACAGAACAAGGGACCTTGATCAGAAAGCTTGAACTAGTTCCACAGCACCAGGTCCTGAGTTTCTGATGCAGGGCTTCTGAAAATTGCATTCATTGTGGTTcatggaatttaaaaagaaaggacatcCCATGCAATTTGCATTGCCAAGCATGCTGGCAATCAGCTTCATGGCAACAAACATCTTTGCAGCATGTCAGCAAAGATGGGATGGAAGCAGAAGCAGCCTGGTTATCTGAGCTAACAGTTCAGGCAGCTAACCTCTCCTTGCAGGTGTATGAAATGCGCAGCCTGGGTCTTTTTTAGTAACGAGGAAAGAGGGCTATTCACTTTTTTCAGAATGCTTTGAGTCTACAGGCTCCCTGAGCATCTTCTACACTGAGACCTAGTTTCCAAGGAAGTACATGGAACTGTGCTTAAAGGTTGACctttaaaaaactttaataaatttgcCTCTATCTAGACATTTTACAGagtacaaagaaattaaatattttgaaggtcAAACTAGACCATTTGAGTGAAAGGTCTTTGTTTGGCAGGGCAGGTACTTTCTGTattgtttatcttatttttgaaaatcttaat
It contains:
- the CLVS1 gene encoding clavesin-1 is translated as MKAPSLKILENPFPTPSDAQLAHSAIVTITVQRGLEGKIQSKEPSHRAGPGGDWSLGPLTLQRIPLLRRPDSFPARFGGVHFVNQPWYIHALYTLIKPFLKDKTRKRIFLHGNNLNSLHQLIHPEFLPSEFGGTLPPYDMGTWARTLLGPDYSDENDYTHTSYNAMHVKHTSSNLERECSPKPMKRSQSVVEAGTLKHEEKGENENTQPLLALD